The following are from one region of the Zonotrichia albicollis isolate bZonAlb1 chromosome 15, bZonAlb1.hap1, whole genome shotgun sequence genome:
- the LOC141730973 gene encoding protocadherin beta-15-like, with protein PTQPSSVQFSSDQPSAAGRRWQRLRQRALPRVTRCRHTRAAFTNGRPESERAREGARPALRRSPPAIARDTRRDTDTDTDSGRRRRRRRRRRAIALARQVLCVCALLGLPLARAEPIRYSVAEEAESGSLVGELAEDAGLTPAQLSARRARLVSEDGRQHFRLERASGRLIVAGRLDREQLCAQADTCMLPFELLLSDPLQFFRVEVTVKDINDHSPIFREDRVSFSILETSEQGSRFPLEVAQDLDIGRNTVQEYVISPKNEYFTVSYECRSEDDKYLQLVLDKSLDREQHAEMGFRVIAVDGGSPPRSGTIEVSIIVLDVNDNAPIFTQDRYIRKVLENMPVGSVVLTLLATDPDAGVNGDISYQLNEAVGQGDSAFLIDPITGEIKLTKPLDFEAAQKHDMIVRARDGGGLSAICKVLVEVVDVNDNAPELVVSSFSSPLPENTVPGTVVALFTVRDRDSGANGKISCALQDQLFFSLRPAYKNYYELVTVSALDREETPQHILIVTAADAGSPPLTATHTFTVDISDVNDNAPVFNQTSYTMYVRENNVATVFVGAVSAADADVGLNAKVTYSLAAEQGPERAWCSCISVNSEKGHVFVLRPLDYERLRQTEVTVSASDAGSPPLRANVTVRLVVLDENDNAPLVLYPAQESGPASSELVPVSAEAGYLISKVVAVDADSGQNSWLSYHLLRATDPGLFAVGLQSGEVRLRRPVTERDSVKQKLVVLVRDNGKPPLSATAALSALLLKDFSDVRLPHSSPASEDQAAASLTTYLIIALVFVSLLFLISTAVLLARKVCRRKELKAGHVLYAADTLQGGLADAAAAGTLPRAYCYEISLTTGSGNSEFRFLKPILPSLPPQHCAVGQGLDEEQDSPGVPVSSEDMAPDNAGTLSAGQFNALSFD; from the coding sequence CcgacccagcccagctcagttCAGTTCAGCTCAGACCAGCCCAGCGCAGCCGGGCGGAGGTGGCAGCGGCTGAGGCAGCGAGCGCTGCCCCGTGTCACCCGCTGCCGGCACACCCGGGCTGCGTTTACGAACGGCCGGCCGGAATCTGAGAGAGCGAGGGAAGGCGCCCGCCCCGCACTTCGCCGCTCTCCGCCCGCAATCGCCCGGGACACCCGCCGCGACACCGACACCGACACCGAcagcggccgccgccgccgccgccgccgccgccgccgcgccatAGCGCTCGCAAGGCAAgtgctttgtgtgtgtgctttgcTGGGGCTGCCGCTCGCTCGCGCCGAGCCCATCCGCTACTCCGTAGCCGAGGAGGCGGAAAGCGGCTCCCTGGTAGGCGAGCTGGCCGAGGACGCGGGGCTGACGCCGGCGCAGCTCTCGGCTCGCCGCGCCCGCCTGGTCTCGGAGGACGGCCGCCAGCATTTTCGCTTGGAGCGCGCCTCCGGCCGCCTCATCGTGGCGGGGAGGCTGGACCGGGAGCAGCTGTGCGCCCAGGCCGACACCTGCATGCTCCCCTTCGAGCTGCTGCTCTCCGACCCCCTGCAGTTCTTTCGGGTCGAGGTGACTGTGAAGGATATCAATGATCATTCACCTATTTTTCGAGAAGATCGAGTCAGTTTTAGTATCTTGGAAACGAGCGAGCAGGGTTCTCGTTTTCCGCTGGAGGTGGCTCAGGACCTAGATATTGGCAGGAACACAGTCCAGGAGTACGTCATCTCTCCCAAGAATGAGTATTTCACTGTCTCCTATGAATGTCGCAGTGAGGATGACAAATATCTTCAACTTGTTTTAGATAAGTCACTAGACAGAGAGCAGCATGCAGAGATGGGTTTCCGTGTTATTGCTGTAGATGGGGGCTCTCCTCCCAGAAGTGGAACCATCGAGGTCTCTATTATCGTTCTGGATGTAAATGACAATGCTCCCATCTTCACACAAGATCGTTATATCAGAAAGGTTTTAGAAAACATGCCAGTAGGCTCTGTGGTGCTGACTCTGCTGGCAACTGATCCAGATGCAGGAGTTAATGGGGACATTTCCTATCAACTCAATGAAGCAGTGGGACAGGGCGATTCAGCATTTCTGATTGACCCCATAACTGGTGAAATTAAACTAACAAAACCCCTGGACTTCGAGGCAGCACAAAAGCATGATATGATTGTGAGGGCCAGAGATGGTGGAGGGCTGTCAGCAATCTGCAAGGTGTTGGTGGAGGTGGTGGATGTGAATGATAATGCCCCAGAGCTGGTGGTCAGTTCCTTCAGCAGTCCCCTCCCCGAGAACACAGTGCCCGGCACGGTGGTTGCCCTGTTTACGGTCAGGGACCGGGATTCTGGTGCCAACGGGAAGAtctcctgtgccctgcaggatcagctctTCTTCTCCCTGCGGCCAGCCTACAAGAATTACTATGAGCTGGTGACAGTGAGCGCGCTGGACCGCGAGGAGACGCCTCAGCACATCCTCATTGTGACGGCAGCAGATGCGGGCTCGCCTCCTCTCACCGCCACGCACACCTTCACCGTGGACATCTCCGACGTCAATGACAATGCCCCCGTCTTCAACCAGACCTCCTACACCATGTACGTGCGTGAGAACAACGTGGCCACGGTATTTGTGGGAGCCGTGAGCGCTGCAGATGCTGACGTGGGGCTGAATGCCAAGGTGACCTattccctggcagcagagcaagggccagAGCGGGCCTGGTGCTCCTGCATCTCGGTGAACTCGGAGAAGGGACACGTGTTTGTGCTGCGGCCCCTGGACTACGAGCGCTTGAGGCAGACCGAGGTGACGGTCAGTGCCTCTGACGCGGGCTCTCCTCCGCTGAGAGCCAACGTCACCGTGCGCCTGGTGGTGCTGGACGAGAACGACAACGCCCCGCTCGTGCTCTACCCGGCCCAGGAGAGCGGCCCGGCCTCCAGCGAGCTGGTGCCTGTGTCGGCTGAGGCGGGCTACCTCATCAGCAAAGTGGTGGCCGTCGACGCTGACTCGGGACAGAACTCGTGGCTCTCCTACCACCTGCTCAGGGCCACCGACCCAGGCCTGTTTGCCGTGGGCCTGCAAAGCGGCGAGGTGCGTCTCAGGAGGCCGGTGACAGAGAGAGACAGCGTCAAGCAGAAGCTGGTGGTGCTGGTCAGAGACAACGGcaagcccccgctgtcagccacGGCAGCTCTCAGCGCTCTCCTGCTCAAGGACTTCTCCGACGTGCGCCTGCCGCACAGCAGCCCGGCCAGCGAGGATCAGGCCGCTGCCTCCCTGACCACCTATTTAATCATTGCCTTGGTCTTtgtctccctcctcttcctcatctccACGGCAGTGCTGCTGGCTCGCAAGGtgtgcaggaggaaggagctgaagGCTGGCCATGTGCTCTATGCTGCCGACACCTTGCAGGGCGGCCTGGCCGATGCGGCCGCTGCAGGGACCCTGCCCCGCGCCTATTGCTACGAGATCAGCCTCACCACGGGCTCGGGCAACAGCGAGTTCAGATTCCTCAAGCCcatcctgcccagcctgcccccACAGCACTGCGCCGTGGGCCAGGGCCTCGATGAGGAACAGGATTCCCCCGGTGTCCCTGTCAGCAGTGAGGACATGGCCCCAGACAATGCTGGCACTCTCTCTGCAGGACAGTTCAACGCTCTTTCCTTTGACTAG